The Natrinema caseinilyticum genomic sequence GGAGGGATTCTGAAATGGCGACACGGACCGATCGGACGGGGGGACCCGCGGACGACGAGAACGGGGGCCCCCTCGAGCGGTGGACCCGTAGCGTTATCACAGACGCGGAAAAACGCAGCCGCCTGTACAAGGCGTTGTTCTACGTCGCAGCGGGCTTTTTCCTCGTTACGACGCTGTTCCCGTTCTACTGGCTACTGGTGTTGGCACTGAAACCGAACGGGGACATCATCTCCGGCAGTTGGGCGCTTCCGATCGTCGGTGTCGAATTCCCGCACATCAATCCGCTGCAACCGGGCGAACCCAACGTCCTCGCCTTCGTCGAGGTGTTCCAGCAAGTGCCGTTCCATCTCTACGTGTTCAACAGCTTCGTGCTCGCGACGACCACGACGGTCATCGTCATCGTCCTCGCGAGCCTCGCGGGATACGTCTTCGGCCGACTCGAGTTCCCTGGACGCGGCGTGTTGATGCTCGCCATCCTGGCTATCTCGTACTTCCCGCCTGCAGCGTTCCTGATCCCGCTGTTCGACGCGTTCCTCGGCAACCCGGTGACGGTGCCGTTTCTCGGCGTCGAGTTGTTCTCGCCGCCGCGGCTGGTCAACACGCCGAGCGCGATGATCATGCCCTTCAGCGCGCTGTTTCTGCCGCTGTCGATTTTCATCCTCACCACGTTCTATGCGCAGATTCCGGACGGTCTCGAGGATGCAGCACGGGTCGAGGGCACGACCCGGTTGGGTGCGCTGTTCCGCGTGATCATGCCGCTTTCGGCACCCGGTGTCGTGACGGCGGCCGTGCTGACGTTCATCTCGGTCTACAACGAGTACTTCTTCAGCTCGATCATGTCGCTCCAGAACGAACCCGAGCAGTGGTCACCGCTCGTCGGCGGCATTCTGAGCTATCAGACGCAGTACACGACAGACTTCAACCTGATGGCAGCAGCCAGCATCGTCGGCGTATTGCCCATGCTGATCGTCGTCATCGTCGCGCAGGAAAAGATCGTTAGCGGACTGACCGACGGAGCACTCAAAGAATAACAATGGCACGAGTACGACTTGACAACGTTACGAAACGGTACGAAGACATCGTCGCCGTCGACGATATGAACCTCGAGATCGAGGACGGCGAATTCGTCTGCCTCGTCGGGCCCTCGGGCTGTGGGAAGTCGACGACGATGGAGACGATCGCCGGCCTCACCAAACCGACAGAGGGGACGATCCACATCGGCGAGACGGACGTCACCTCCTTTCCCCCGAAGGATCGAGGCGTCGCGATGGTGTTCCAGAACATCGCGTTGTTCCCACACATGGACGTCTTCGACAACATCTCGTTCGGGCTGCGCCTTCGGAAGTACGACGACGAGGAGATAGAGCGGCGCGTCGAACGCGCCTCGGACGTCGTTCAACTCGAGGGGATGCTCGATCGGATGCCGGACGAACTGTCCGGAGGCCAGCAACAGCGGGTGGCGATCGCCCGCGCCATCGTTCGGGAACCGGCCGTCTTCCTGATGGACGAACCGCTGGCGAACCTGGACGCGAAATTGCGCGTTCACATGCGAACCGAACTCCAGCGACTGCACAAGCAACTCGACACGACGATCATCTACGTCACGCACGATCAGGCGGAGGCGATGACCATGTCGGATCGGATCGCCGTCATCGACAGCGGTGAACTCCAGCAGATCGATCCGCCGTTGACCTGCTACAACGAGCCGGCAAACCGGTTCGTCGCCGGCTTCATCGGTTCACCGTCGATGAACTTCGTCGACGGCGAACTGAGCGAGGACGGCCTCGAGACCGATCACTTCGACCTCGCGTTCGATCCGGACCCGCTCGAGGCCGCTCCCGGGGACGCCGTCACGATGGGGATTCGTCCCGAGGATATCTACCCTGCGGCCGACGCCGACTCGTCGACCGCTACGTCGTCGGTCATCGAGGCGACGACCGACGTTCTCGAACCGATGGGTGACGAGATATTCGTGTATCTCACGCTCGACGGCTCGGGGGGACAGCTGATGACGAGCGAAGAGGCGTCGGCTGCGTCGAATCAGCTGTTGATGAGCGTCGCGCCGGATTCGGCCATCGACGAAGACGAACAGGTGAGCGTCGTGCTCGATCGGTCGAAGGTCCACCTGTTCGAGACCGCATCGGGCGATGCCATCGCACACGGTGTCGAAGGGCCCCCGGATTCGACTGCGGAGTCGGATGCGGTGGCGGAGAACGTCCGAGCCGAAGTCGATCCCGGAGGGGGCGATGAGTGATCTCGTCTCTGTCGTCTACTACGGCGGCCTGCTCGTGCTCTACTTCTTCTGGATCTACGGGATCGTGTCGTTCGGTCTGGATCTGAAGAACAAAGTCCTGCCGGGAATCCAGCAGTATCGTCGCGGCCGAAACCGACAGTCGGAAGAACGAACACAAGATGACGAACGTTCAACGAAAGAAGAGCAGTTGTACTGACCGCAGCAACGCGACCGTCGTCCGTCGGAGCGACCGACCGGTGGTCGACAGATGAGCGGCGACTACGCGCCCGTTCGAACGGGCATCGTCGGACTCGGTAACATCGGGCACCACCACGCCGACCGTCTCGTCGACCTCGGTGTCCCCCTCGAGGGGGGCATGGACATCGACCACGAAGCGCGCACTGAGTTCGCCGATCGGTACGACGTCGACGTCTACGACGACTACCACAGTCTCTACGACGAAATCGACGCCGTCGTTATAACGACACCGAACAAGTACCACGAGGAGTACGCCGTCGCCGCCCTCGAACGCGACTGCCACGTCCTGCTCGAGAAGCCGCTCGCGCACACGGTCGAGAGCGCTCGCCGGATCGCCGACGCGGCGTCGGCGTCGGCGGGGACGTTCCAGATCGGAT encodes the following:
- a CDS encoding carbohydrate ABC transporter permease, yielding MATRTDRTGGPADDENGGPLERWTRSVITDAEKRSRLYKALFYVAAGFFLVTTLFPFYWLLVLALKPNGDIISGSWALPIVGVEFPHINPLQPGEPNVLAFVEVFQQVPFHLYVFNSFVLATTTTVIVIVLASLAGYVFGRLEFPGRGVLMLAILAISYFPPAAFLIPLFDAFLGNPVTVPFLGVELFSPPRLVNTPSAMIMPFSALFLPLSIFILTTFYAQIPDGLEDAARVEGTTRLGALFRVIMPLSAPGVVTAAVLTFISVYNEYFFSSIMSLQNEPEQWSPLVGGILSYQTQYTTDFNLMAAASIVGVLPMLIVVIVAQEKIVSGLTDGALKE
- a CDS encoding ABC transporter ATP-binding protein, which codes for MARVRLDNVTKRYEDIVAVDDMNLEIEDGEFVCLVGPSGCGKSTTMETIAGLTKPTEGTIHIGETDVTSFPPKDRGVAMVFQNIALFPHMDVFDNISFGLRLRKYDDEEIERRVERASDVVQLEGMLDRMPDELSGGQQQRVAIARAIVREPAVFLMDEPLANLDAKLRVHMRTELQRLHKQLDTTIIYVTHDQAEAMTMSDRIAVIDSGELQQIDPPLTCYNEPANRFVAGFIGSPSMNFVDGELSEDGLETDHFDLAFDPDPLEAAPGDAVTMGIRPEDIYPAADADSSTATSSVIEATTDVLEPMGDEIFVYLTLDGSGGQLMTSEEASAASNQLLMSVAPDSAIDEDEQVSVVLDRSKVHLFETASGDAIAHGVEGPPDSTAESDAVAENVRAEVDPGGGDE